The Rhizoctonia solani chromosome 4, complete sequence genome contains a region encoding:
- a CDS encoding FMN-dependent alpha-hydroxy acid dehydrogenase, producing MYSLRSTAMLVLLASLSFGAVIDTEGLPDTGLNTTSWVPGQAPPLEDIFNLHDMQLAAKNTMSKSGYAYYRTGALDETTYHANLDVWKNIKLKARAFRNVANISTETTMLGHKISQPFFITSAGWAGLSDPINGELNFVRAAAKAGILYTSSIASNKTTTEIGAAAVNNQTLFRQLYPWSNTTRLQNDLKEIEAAGFKAIFLTVDNPTEDGIRTRARREDAPDSSNTHMQNFDLTTLSALQNQTSVTIIPKGISNWQDAALLHSLGFPACYISNHGGRLIDGQQTAAEILLDLRKNAPQVLDDGKMEIYADGGVRHGSDVIKLLALGARAVGLGRSPMFANIWGEAGVDKLISILSTELSTEMKLIGVTSLSQINSTVVNAKILEDWLE from the exons ATGTACTCTCTCAGGTCTACTGCTATGCTTGTGCTGCTCGCGTCCTTGTCTTTTGGGGCTGTCATTGACACTGAGGGTCTCCCCGATACAGGCCTTAACACGACCTCGTGGGTGCCCGGTCAAGCGCCGCCCCTCGAAGATATTTTCAACCTCCATGACATGCAACTGGCGGCTAAAAACACTATGAGCAAATCGGGATACG CCTACTATCGCACAGGGGCGCTGGACGAAACGA CCTATCATGCTAACCTAGACGTCTGGAAGAATATCAAGCTCAAAGCGCGCGCGTTCCGGAATGTTGCAAATATCAGCACCGA AACTACAATGCTTGGGCATAAAATTAGCCAACCATTTTTTATTACTTCTGCTGGATGGGCCGGACTTTCAGACCCGATAAATGGTGAGCTGAATTTCGTCCGCGCTGCGGCGAAGGCGGGGATTTTGTATACG TCCAGCATCGCCTCAAACAAGACCACTACCGAGATAGGCGCGGCGGCAGTAAATAATCAGACACTCTTCCGCCAG CTCTACCCATGGTCTAATACAACACGTTTGCAAAACGACCTCAAAGAGATTGAAGCAGCCGGATTCAAAGCCATATTTTTGACCGTTGACAACCCGACTGAAGACGGAATCAGGACAAGAGCCCGTAGGGAGGACGCGCCCGACAGCAGCAATACCCATATGCAAAACTTTGAT TTGACTACTCTCTCGGCCCTCCAGAATCAAACCTCGGTTACAATCATTCCCAAGGGGATCAGTAACTGGCAAGACGCCGCGCTTTTGCACTCGCTCGGCTTCCCGGCATGTTACATCTCAAATCACGGCGGCCGCCTCATTGACGGACAACAAACCGCGGCTGAGATCCTGCTCGATCTTAGGAAAAATGCACCCCAAGTCCTGGACGATGGAAAGATGGAGATATATGCGGATGGGGGCGTGAGACACGGTAGCGATGTGATCAAGCTATTGGCGCTTGGGGCGAGAGCTGTTGGACTAGGCCGGTC GCCGATGTTTGCGAACATCTGGGGCGAAGCCGGAGTCGACAAATTGATTAGTATTCTTTCCACGGAACTAAGCACCGAGATGAAGTTGATTGGCGTGACAAGTCTGTCTCAGATAAACTCAACAGTC GTCAACGCCAAGATTCTCGAGGACTGGCTGGAGTAA
- a CDS encoding Fungal specific transcription factor domain, with protein sequence MSADLLPPPVKTSRTAKRGRSHTSSARRDVSNHVLLEGETPGAGPSTRASSHEWSSTSDTSPDLFNSPFDLDPTISSSLPTSQALEDWWNLDPSLPLLAQPDPSSSTLQHQPFQSLDTTTSSEFFESSDSQNDQAARSLTAGQASLFNALFSLSDQTANSASHDPPTSVGYPPTHLPTCPPHQPTINVGVVLPDGDDDDDKEEDETVKQIICGTMKLGINAEGNTLPFILESYAAWVTRTAFEPKKAALGARDLIFKQFGDSDESRWTLTTLAKILRSLAEKPVWGEGLESLQTLSYQPAVRALREQVRQRVNEIMLHAGSMESHELSKALKTMDNVMEIASIYYTTTSVPEALDFMRMAAPLFRFLCSDHPNKIIHLQSLLLQPVLSLRHYALVDIFSSVAMEREMIFHYDTTYNPNLTLHMDQFPSEAGIQWLHGIPGVIIITFARINMMREQGYADPQAITEMETMLRRFVVTPSLSNDPFLTVARVMVQECWRQATYIYLYMGACHVNADDPRVKRALSKLMKLLDGTKPGRTPDAFLMLQCMIGGIAARSRSDREVIRQRMLSSERFKFPGAQGSVAVMLLDYIWLRTDGERRPAVWGDLRVATKQASQRSLGWR encoded by the exons ATGTCAGCGGATTTGCTTCCACCACCAGTAAAAACATCTCGCACGGCTAAACGCGGACGCTCCCACACGAGCTCAGCCAGACGCGACGTTTCGAACCATGTGCTACTCGAGGGCGAAACCCCTGGAGCGGGGCCCAGCACTCGAGCATCTTCTCATGAGTGGTCATCTACAAGTGACACATCCCCGGATCTATTCAACTCTCCCTTCGACTTAGATCCCACTATCTCCTCGTCTCTCCCTACAAGCCAGGCTCTGGAAGATTGGTGGAACTTGGATCCTTCTCTTCCCCTACTCGCCCAGCCGGATCCTTCGTCAAGCACACTCCAACACCAGCCTTTTCAATCTTTGGATACAACAACTTCCTCAGAGTTCTTCGAGTCGTCCGATTCTCAGAACGATCAAGCTGCTCGGTCATTAACTGCTGGCCAAGCAAGCCTATTCAATGCCCTTTTTAGTCTTTCTGACCAGACGGCTAACTCTGCTTCCCATGACCCACCAACTTCGGTCGGCTATCCTCCAACACACCTCCCAACTTGCCCTCCCCATCAGCCCACGATCAATGTAGGCGTGGTCCTGCCGGACGgagatgatgacgatgataaggaagaagatgaaaCCGTCAAGCAGATCATTTGTGGTACCATGAAGCTGGGTATAAACGCAGAGGGAAATACCTTGCCCTTTATTTTGGAAAGTT ATGCTGCCTGGGTCACCCGAACCGCATTCGAACCAAAGAAAGCCGCTCTTGGAGCACGCGATCTCATTTTCAAGCAATTCGGTGACTCTGACGAGTCCCGCTGGACGCTTACGACTTTGGCTAAAATACTCAGAAGTCTAGCAGAGAAGCCAGTTTGGGGCGAGGGCCTCGAGTCCCTACAAACTTTGAGCTATCAGCCTGCAGTTCGAGCGTTGAGAGAGCAGGTTCGTCAGAGGGTAAATGAGATCATGCTACACGCGGGCTCTATGGAAAGTCATGAGCTTTCGAAAGCCCTCAAGACGATGGATAATGTTATGGAG ATTGCATCCATATATTATACTACTACTTCGGTTCCAGAGGCACTAGATTTTATGCGTATGGCTGCACCACTATTCCGATTCTTGTGCTCCGACCATCCAAACAAGATTATCCATCTACAGTCTCTGCTGCTACAACCGGTCCTCAGCCTTCGGCACTATGCGCTTGTCGACATATTTTCAAGCGTGGCTATGGAGCGAGAGATGATCTTTCACTATGATACGACCTATAATCCAAATTTAACTCTGCATATGGATCAATTCCCGAGCGAAGCTGGGATTCAGTGGCTTCATGGCATCCCAGGCGTAATCATTATTACTTTTGCTCGTATCAACATGATGCGCGAACAAGGGTATGCTGATCCACAGGCGATCACAGAAATGGAGACTATGCTTCGTCGCTTTGTGGTGACTCCAAGTTTATCCAACGATCCATTCTTGACGGTTGCGCGTGTTATGGTTCAAGAGTGTTGGAGACAGGCTACTTACATTTATCTGTATATG GGCGCCTGTCACGTCAATGCCGACGATCCAAGGGTCAAAAGGGCGCTTTCTAAACTTATGAAGTTATTAGATGGGACCAAGCCCGGTCGTACACCAGATGCATTTTTAATGCTGCAATGTATGATT GGGGGCATCGCGGCTCGTAGTCGTTCCGACCGCGAGGTTATTCGCCAACGAATGTTGAGTAGCGAAAGGTTCAAATTCCCAGGAGCACAAGGCAGCGTTGCGGTGATGCTCTTGGACTACATTTGGCTCCGAACAGATGGCGAACGGAGGCCTGCCGTATGGGGTGACCTGCGAGTTGCTACGAAACAGGCGAGCCAACGGTCCTTGGGCTGGCGTTGA
- a CDS encoding peptidyl-prolyl cis-trans isomerase, cyclophilin-type protein: MTTSSRGFRAKQEGPHPGSRTPFDCCALSFQPFEFPVCARNADGTGTVFELTNIIPWLKEHNNTHPHTNEPLKPSDLIKLHYGKNSSGALIDPITMKPLSEHSHIVAISTTGNVFLADSVSKFAGGRDLVADVAFKKEDVITLQDPHRITTLSIAAPVINTPTTTEDAKDKGTAKPDAAKSSKSEVSTKPAKDLKEKPQVPAVLNLKAKERAYNVSPFASGYTGASLTSTSLDPMTRSDAAMFDEEELMFDDISKERSQKAQKKNLASRRAYVRMVTNLGGSLNLELFCEKACMLVSLYGHRLMDGIQAPKTCYNFIMLAKSGKYDNCPFHRLIPGFMIQGGDPTGTGTGGQSYWGTPFRDEFDMPKAEKHDSRGVLSMANKGLNSNGSQFFITFKPTPHLDGKHTVFGKLVGGEDVLDAMESVPRAPGTEKPASDIRITEVIIYQDPFEEYKARLARKLEHQSQSGDANKKRRAETLEESMTWFGQKVGEEQKGGVGQGGVGKYLKLEAPVSVAKGGGDEGKKKRKTGFGNFDNW, translated from the exons ATGACAA CTTCCTCAAGAGGCTTCAGAGC aaaacaagaaggcccccaCCCAGGCTCACGAACCCCGTTCGACTGTTGTGCTCTCTCCTTCCAACCATTCGAATTCCCCGTATGCGCACGCAATGCAGACGGAACAGGCACCGTATTCGAGCTAACAAATATCATCCCATGGCTCAA AGAACACAATAACACCCACCCACATACAAACGAACCGCTCAAACCATCCGACCTGATTAAACTCCACTATGGCAAAAACTCGTCTGGCGCACTCATTGATCCTATTACTATGAAGCCCTTATCGGAGCACTCGCATATCGTCGCCATTTCCACCACCGGAAACGTATTTCTTGCAGATTCCGTATCCAAGTTTGCTGGTGGGCGAGATTTGGTCGCTGATGTGGCGTTCAAAAA AGAAGACGTCATTACGCTCCAGGATCCCCACCGGATTACAACCCTCAGTATTGCTGCCCCGGTCATAAATACCCCCACAACCACCGAGGATGCGAAAGACAAGGGAACTGCCAAGCCTGATGCAGCTAAATCCTCCAAGTCAGAGGTATCAACAAAACCA GCAAAAGATCTAAAGGAGAAACCTCAGGTTCCGGCGGTCCTTAACCTAAAAGCCAAGGAACGGGCTT ACAATGTGTCTCCCTTTGCTTCTGGATACACCGGAGCTTCGCTCACGAGTACATCACTGGACCCAATGACCAGGAGCGACGCTGCCATGTTTGATGAG GAAGAACTCATGTTCGATGACATTTCCAAAGAACGTTCTCAAAAAGCCCAAAAAAAGAACCTCGCGTCTCGACGAGCGTATGTGCGAATGGTCACGAACCTAGGAGGATCCTTGAATTTGGAGCTATTCTGCGAAAAGGCGTGTATGCTTGTTTCTTTATACGGACATCGACTGATGGATGGGATACAGGCCCCCAAAACGTGTTACAACTTTATCATGCTCGCTAAATCAGGCAAATACGACAACTGTCCGTTTCACCGGCTCATTCCTGGATTCATG ATCCAAGGCGGTGATCCAACGGGCACAGGAACAGGCGGTCAATCCTATTGGGGCACGCCCTTTCGAGACGAATTCGACATGCCCAAGGCTGAAAAGCACGACTCGAGGGGGGTCTTGAGTATGGCTAACAAGGGGCTCAACTCCAACGG GTCTCAGTTTTTCATCACCTTCAAACCCACGCCGCATCTGGATGGGAAGCATACTG TGTTTGGGAAACTTGTAGGAGGGGAAGACGTCTTGGATGCCATGGAGTCCGTCCCACGTGCTCCCGGGACGGAAAAGCCAGCATCAGATATCCGAATTACAGAAGTCATCAT ATACCAAGACCCATTCGAAGAGTACAAAGCCCGCCTCGCCCGCAAACTCGAGCATCAATCCCAGTCTGGAGACGCCAACAAAAAACGACGGGCCGAAACGTTGGAGGAAAGTATGACTTGGTTCGGCCAAAAGGTCGGCGAGGAGCAAAAGGGGGGTGTAGGACAGGGAGGGGTCGGAAAATATTTGAAGCTTGAGGCACCAGTTAGTGTGGCGAAAGGCGGTGGCGACGAGggcaagaagaagaggaagactgGGTTTGGGAATTTCGACAATTGGTAG
- a CDS encoding FMN-dependent alpha-hydroxy acid dehydrogenase — MYLLRFITVFSLATSVSLAAVIDTEGLPDTGLDTSSWTTGEAPPLKDILNLHDIQLAAKNTLSKTSYGNQGFPNSYYRSNLMRMFQAFFRTGALDETTYYSNLNIWKNIKLKSRAFRNVATVNTETTILGHKFAQPFFITSAGLAGLSDPVNGELNFVRSAAKTGILYASSIASNKTTAEIGAAAANNQTLFRQLYPWSNVTRLENDIKEIEEAGFKAILLTVDNPTEEGIRTRSRRADGPDSTNTHAQDFDLAALLALQNQTSLPIIPKGISNWQDAALLHTLGFPAIYISNHGGRLIDGQQTAVEVLLDLRKNAPEVLDDGKMEIYADGGVRHGTDVIKLLALGARAVGLGRS; from the exons ATGTACCTGCTTAGATTTATTACTGTATTTTCCCTGGCTACTTCAGTTAGCCTCGCGGCCGTCATCGACACTGAAGGCCTCCCGGATACTGGCCTTGACACCAGTTCGTGGACTACAGGCGAAGCTCCACCGCTGAAGGATATTTTGAATCTTCATGATATACAGTTGGCGGCCAAAAATACTCTCAGCAAGACTTCTTACGGTAATCAAGGCTTCCCCAATTCATATTACAGATCTAACCTTATGCGTATGTTTCAAGCATTCTTCCGTACGGGAGCATTGGACGAGACGA CTTATTACTCTAATTTGAATATCTGGAAAAATATCAAGCTCAAGTCGCGCGCTTTCCGAAACGTCGCAACCGTTAATACTGA AACTACGATCCTCGGGCATAAATTTGCACAACCCTTTTTCATCACCTCTGCCGGATTAGCTGGGCTGTCCGATCCCGTCAACGGCGAGCTCAACTTTGTGAGGTCAGCCGCAAAGACTGGTATATTGTATGCG TCTAGCATAGCTTCCAATAAGACCACTGCTGAGATCGGTGCTGCTGCGGCAAATAACCAAACACTTTTCCGCCAG TTATATCCATGGTCAAACGTAACTCGTCTAGAAAATGACATAAAAGAAATCGAGGAAGCTGGATTTAAAGCCATTCTGCTAACAGTCGATAACCCCACCGAAGAAGGTATCAGGACCAGGTCACGCAGAGCGGATGGCCCTGATAGCACTAATACCCATGCGCAAGACTTTGAC CTCGCGGCTCTGTTGGCTCTGCAAAACCAAACCTCTTTGCCTATTATTCCTAAAGGAATAAGCAATTGGCAAGACGCTGCCCTTTTACATACTCTTGGCTTCCCAGCGATATACATATCAAACCACGGTGGGCGTCTCATCGATGGCCAGCAAACCGCCGTCGAAGTCCTGCTTGACTTAAGGAAGAATGCACCCGAGGTCTTGGACGACGGGAAGATGGAGATATATGCGGATGGAGGAGTCAGACACGGCACAGACGTGATCAAACTTTTGGCTCTTGGGGCAAGGGCCGTTGGCTTGGGACGCTCGTAA
- a CDS encoding Transposase family Tnp2 protein, with translation MSRHYPYLSINGRVHQLVQLSQIKMVHGLTQELDQERRHDATKRGSYDHYPDVLLVDPLKLVSLQSSLQAKVAQCIGRETGVDVAAMHHKLATHRVKTWAGCSN, from the coding sequence ATGAGCCGCCATTACCCCTATTTGAGCATAAACGGACGCGTTCACCAACTTGTTCAACTCTCTCAGATCAAGATGGTGCACGGGCTCACCCAAGAACTCGACCAAGAGAGACGACATGATGCCACCAAGCGCGGGAGTTATGATCATTATCCAGACGTTCTACTCGTCGACCCGTTGAAATTGGTCTCGCTTCAATCCTCATTGCAAGCCAAGGTTGCCCAGTGCATTGGCCGTGAAACTGGCGTGGACGTAGCGGCCATGCACCACAAGCTTGCAACGCACCGCGTGAAAACTTGGGCAGGATGCAGCAATTAG
- a CDS encoding major facilitator superfamily transporter — protein sequence MKESIGLEGNDYTLATTVFYVGYTVGQIPHSFAIQYLPARIWFPLMGATWGMLSCVLSTIKTPGQLYAIRFIQALAESSTFSGAHWLLGSWYKDSELGKRSALFACFAQIGSLFSGFMQGAIYTSLHKKLGKEGWQWTFIIDGLIALLIALYGLIIFPNTPQTTSAFYLSPEEKQLARTRLTPRPRAKFTKREVKKIFAGWRYWMFSALFVVTSQLEAYGTNGIVSIWLTTDHIAGPPKNSYYALGLIAVAIATTILAGLATDRWGHRWRVNLFMGVILLISAIMLLVWDIPLGAKYFAFYLGGCGYAGQGTNFAWYVPLIHDHACADFVAAGQMKLRGLISNGLLYYIR from the exons ATGAAAGAGTCAATCGGACTCGAGGGGAATGACTATACACTTGCAACTACCGTATTTTATGTCGG GTATACAGTTGGCCAAATTCCGCACAGCTTCGCAATACAATATTTGCCCGCTCG AATATGGTTTCCGCTCATGGGAGC GACCTGGGGAATGCTCAGCTGCGTATTATCAACTATCAAAACCCCCGGTCAACTCTATGCAATCCGCTTTATTCAAGCGCTGGCGGAGAGCAGTACC TTCTCTGGTGCACATTGGCTCCTTGGGTCATGGTACAAGGACTCGGAACTTGGAAAAC GCTCGGCTCTCTTTGCATGTTTTGCACAAATTGGATCCCTCTTTTCTGGTTTTATGCAAGGCGCAATATATACGAGTCTACATAAAAAGCTAGGAAAGGAAGGATGGCAATGGACTTTTATTATTG ACGGCCTAATCGCTCTACTCATCGCACTCTATGGCCTCATCATATTCCCCAACACCCCCCAAACGACGTCAGCATTCTACCTCTCGCCGGAAGAGAAACAGCTTGCTCGTACCAGGCTCACTCCTAGACCCCGAGCGAAATTCACAAAACGAGAAGTAAAAAAGATATTTGCCGGATGGAGATATTGGATGTTTTCGGCCTTGTTTGTGGTTACCAGCCAGCTCGAAGC GTACGGAACAAATGGGATAGTTTCCATCTGGCTCACGACGGATCATATCGCCGGACCACCTAAAAATTCGTACTACGCGCTAGGATTGATCGCGGTTGCTATTGCCACGACGATTCTTGCTGGTTTAGCCACTGATCGGTGGGGGCATAGGTGGAGAGTTAACCTGTTCATGGGTGTAATATTGTTGATATCGGCGATTATGCTTTTGGTGTGGGATATCCCGTTGGGTGCAA AATATTTTGCGTTTT ATTTAGGAGGTTGCGGGTATGCTGGACAGGGTACAAACTTTGCGTGGTACGTTCCTCTTATTCACGATCATGCATGTGCCGACTTCGTTGCTGCAGGGCAAATGAAACTTCGCGGTCTGATCTCGAACGGTCTT TTATACTATATTCGATGA
- a CDS encoding cytochrome C oxidase subunit 6A, mitochondrial, which translates to MSFARSLAVARVARRSYSTAAEGGDYFAQKAALKAHAAETTELWRKISLYVCAPIILVGAVYVKRAEDAHHAHLHEHGRTEVPAYQYLNIRNRPFPWGMNSLFWNPETQRDMEKSE; encoded by the exons ATGTCGTTTGCTCGTTCGCTCGCTGTTGCCCGTGTTGCTCGTCGCAGCTACTCGACCGCTGCTGAAGGAGGAGACTACTTTGCTCAGAAGGCGGCTCTCAAGGCCCATGCTGCCG AGACCACCGAGCTCTGGCGCAAGATCAG TCTCTATGTCTGTGCTCCTATCA TCCTAGTCGGAGCCGTCTATGTCAAGCGCGCTGAAGACGCCCACCACGCCCACCTCCACGAGCACGGTCGCACAGAGGTCCCCGCATACCAGTACCTCAACATCAGGAACAGGCCCTTCCCCTGGGGCATGAACAGCTTGTTCTGGAATCCCGAG ACCCAGAGGGACATGGAAAAGTCCGAGTAG
- a CDS encoding hAT family dimerization protein codes for MEEHHASRVPIYITFSATSGQPLPNLTFRIVVAARANACLPLSLVETVARRVMGVLIAEPRTEYTTAFESKHDLDRQIYPQSSYGNSVASEAERGRFALGSPRGIRFTSWDQMLQIQQDRPPLPVARSTLLACQAAQAQSSGYLQIVTAGVNLRRASNASSPGPQPLSLTSGTSETVSWDNGPSPFKVEKRNQQIVQEEYQRYLDEPFVGQETMGSLDLVEYWINHQYTYPILYQMAMNVLPAQALSVLSEQVFLLSKLTVTAQRTCLSAPNVEYMQVLKHTLRWRRRDHLDGVTETGIEIKPNGLDFVSHLFESVTCKDGE; via the exons ATGGAGGAGCACCACGCGTCACGTGTACCGATTTATATTACGTTCTCTGCCACAAGCGGCCAACCTCTGCCAAATCTCACCTTTAGGATTGTTGTTGCAGCTCGCGCAAATGCTTGCCT GCCGCTCTCGCTCGTCGAAACAGTTGCGCGCCGTGTGATGGGCGTTTTGATTGCAGAGCCTCGAACTGAATACACCACAGCTTTTGAATCCAAACATGACCTTGACCGCCAAATCTACCCACAGAGCTCTTATGGCAATAGTGTTGCGTCTGAGGCCGAGCGTGGGCGATTTGCACTCGGCTCGCCTCGCGGAATAAGGTTCACAAGCTGGGATCAG ATGCTGCAAATTCAACAAGATCGGCCCCCGCTGCCTGTTGCACGTTCAACATTATTGGCTTGTCAAGCTGCCCAGGCCCAGAGCTCCGGATATCTGCAAATCGTTACTGCAGGCGTCAATCTGCGCCGTGCATCCAATGCATCCAGCCCAGGCCCGCAGCCTCTGTCCTT AACTTCTGGTACATCAGAGACGGTCAGCTGGGACAATGGGCCAAGCCCCTTCAAGGTTGAAAAGCGCAACCAACAAATTGTGCAGGAAGAGTACCAGCGCTACCTTGATGAGCCCTTTGTTGGCCAAGAGACAATGGGTAGCTTGGACCTGGTAGAGTACTGGATT AATCATCagtatacatacccaatACTGTACCAGATGGCGATGAATGTCCTCCCTGCGCAAGCCTTGTCTGTATTATCTGAACAAGTATTCTTGTTGAGCAAGTTGACTGTAACTGCTCAGAGAACTTGCCTCTCTGCTCCAAACGTTGAATATATGCAAGTTTTGAAGCACACGTTGCGTTGGCGCCGCAGAGACCATCTGGACGGTGTTACAGAGACTGGGATTGAGATCAAGCCCAATGGTCTTGATTTTgtctctcatctgtttgagaGCGTGACTTGCAAGGATGGAGAGTAG
- a CDS encoding charged multivesicular body protein 6, protein MGGKQSVPKISAQDRAIVDLKNQRDEVKRYRKRAIILDREQAIAKEALANGNKRVALIALRRRKYQESMLQKTDGQLETLENLVSSIEFALVEKDIIFGLQQGNQVLKTLHAEMSLEDVEKLMEETAEAVAYQNEIDQMLTSRMTVDEEEAVQRELEQLQAEALGIAPIHEPSPAEPVKLPSVPTTEPAREEPAKEAEQRVALAA, encoded by the exons ATGGGTGGTAAACAATCGGTTCCCAAGATATCCGCCCAGGATAGGGCTATTGTTGA CTTGAAGAACCAACGGGATGAAGTCAAGCGGTACCGTAAACGAGCAA TTATATTGGACCGAGAACAGGCAATCGCCAAAGAAGCTCTCGCGAATGGAAACAAACGAGTTGCACTCATCGCATTACGAAGGAGAAAGTACCAAGAAAGTATGCTGCAGAAAACCGACGGGCAACTAGAAACGTTGGAGAATCTG GTGTCGTCAATCGAGTTCGCCCTGGTCGAAAAGGACATTATATTCGGCCTGCAACAAGGGAACCAAGTGCTCAAAACCCTTCATGCGGAAATGAGTCTCGAGGATGTAGAGAAGTTAATGGAGGAAACGGCCGAGGCTGTAGCGTACCAAAAC GAAATCGATCAAATGTTGACGAGTCGGATGACTgtggatgaggaagaagccgTTCAGAGGGAGTTGGAGCAGTTGCAGGCTGAGGCCTTGGGAATTGCG CCAATACACGAACCTTCACCTGCCGAGCCGGTCAAACTTCCGTCTGTGCCTACGACAG AGCCAGCGCGCGAAGAACCAGCCAAAGAAGCCGAACAGCGAGTGGCACTTGCTGCATGA